ATTTTCCATGTACTGAGTAGACTTTCAATGTCTGATGATAAATCGGAATAGTCTAATTGGACAGGAATATAGTTTTGATTTAATAAATTAATAAGTTCTTGGTTTTTCCACGTGGTGTTTTTCATTTCCAAACAGGCAGCACACCAATCTGCCCAGATATCTATAAGTAGAGGTTTTTGTTGTTGCTGTGCTTGCTTAATAGCAGAATTAAGATCTTTTTCCCATAAAATAGTTTGGCTTTTTAAATTTTTTGTTGTTATAGGTTTTTCTATAAAACCATTTGTTGTAAATAAAGTAATAAAAAGAGTAACTAAAGTTAAAGGAAGAATTAAAATTGTTCGAGATATTTTTCCTATCTGAGTTTTTTTAGTAGAAAAATAAATAGCTAAAGCAATAAATAATAAACAAACAATTAGTACTAAAAAATCAGGTTTTGTATATATAATTTTTGTGACTTCAAATTCTTGTAATAAACTTTTAAGATAATAAAAAGTTAAAGCAAACATCATTGATGCAAATAAATATTTAATAAAAATTAGGAGTCTTGGTAATTTTGGTACTTTTGTTAGTTTTTTACTAAATAAGGTTAATGCAATGTATGGTAAACCAAAACCTAAAGCATAAAAAAACATAAAAGTAAATCCGGTAATTGGATTTTTATTTTGTGCAATGAGTAACAAAATTGTACTTAATACTGGCCCTGTGCAAGGCGCAGAAATTAAACCAGACACTGTTCCCATCGTAAAAATAGCTGTTCTTGGATACTTTTTAGAAATAGGAACTTTACTTGCAAGTGTTTGAATTGTACTCATTTGAAAAAAACCAAGCATCGAAATACCAAGAATAAACATCAAGATTGCAATGGTTATATTGACAATTGGACTTGCTAAATGGGCTCCAAATACACTGCCGCTCATACCTGCAAAAACACCAAGTATTGAATACGTAATAATCATTCCTAGTACATAAAAAAATGATAATGTTCTTTTATGAATAATTTTTCCATATTGCAGCATGACGTTTAAAGTAATGGGTATCATCGGATAAACACAGGGAGTTAAATTTGTTAGCAATCCTGCTAAAAGTAAAATTGGAAATAGGATCCAACTTCTAGCAACGATAGCATCTTGCACTGCAACGGCAAGAGAGTCATTTAATACAATAAAAGAATTGTTTGGATTGGCTTCATTCTGTTTATTTTGATTGACGTCTAAAGCTGTTGGTTCTTTTATTTCTGGATTAATAAAGTTTTCAAAACTATTATTAAGTAACGATAACTGCATCGTTTCTGTTTTTTGCAATGGGTTTGAATGTTGTCCAATTGCAAGAGGAAGCACTAATTTGCTGGGTGTGAGACAAACAGAATGAGAACAAGATTGCACATCAATTTCAAGCATGGCATTATTTTGTTGTTTTTTAGAAATTAAAATAGAAAACTTGGCATTGTTTTTAAAGATTTTTTTTTCTTTTTTATAAAATGGGTCAAAATATATTTCTGCAGGATGATTTGGGATATATTTTAAAGGAAGTGGAAAAATATTAGGTTGGACAAGGTGAAATTTTAACTTTTCTTCATAAATTTTAAAGTTTTCTTTAGTGATAAGTTGTAATTGAATATTTTTGTCGTTAATTGACATAATTTTAAATTGAACAACATCGTGTAATTTAATATTATTGTTTTCAAATGTGTTGAAATTTGTTTTAAAAGGTTCATTTTTTTGCGCATAACTCTGTTGGGTGTATTTAAATACCATTATGATTGTTAAAAAATACATAATTTTTATTAGATAAAATTTAAGAGTTCTCACGTTATTCCTCAATCGTCTTTCTAAAATTGACCATTTGTTCTAGCATAAGTAAATTATTTACGCTTCGTGTCATGTTATATAACGAGGCTTAGTTTGGAGCAAAAAATACAATGGTCTTATCAAATACATTTCAATTAAAACGCACCCGCCCCGCCCAAGAGAAGTTAAAAATATTAACGATTGTCATGGATGGAGTTGGGGTTGCAAATCCAGAGTCAAACATTTCACAAGAGCTGTCCAAAAGCCAGAACGGCATTTTGCCATCAGAAGCATTTTTTGGGGGTAATGCGGTGAATGCCGCGTACACTCCCCATTTAGCGCAATTGTTTTCGGGTTCTTTGTTTAGAACTTTAAAAGCTCACGGTACTGCAGTCGGTTTACCAAGCGATGAGGATATGGGCAACAGTGAAGTGGGCCATAATGCTTTGGGTTCAGGACGTATTTTTGCGCAAGGTGCAAAACTTGTTAACAGCGCATTGCAGTCTGGCGACCTATTTCGAGGTGAAGCTTGGCAGCACGTTGTGTCCAATCGCGCTGGTTTAAAAAATACGCAAAATACTTTACATTTTTGTGGTCTGTTGTCTGATGGCAATGTGCATAGCCATATTGAGCATCTGTTTGAGTTAATTCGTGGCGCTAAAAAAGAAGGTGTAAAAAAAATTAGACTTCATGTTTTGCTGGATGGAAGAGATGTTGGTCCTCTGAGTGCATTAGACTACGTTGATACATTGAATCAATTTTTATCTGAAATCAATTCTGCAAATTTTGATTGTCGTGTGGCGTCAGGGGGTGGAAGAACCTTTGTCACTATGGATCGTTACGAAAGTGATTGGTCTATTGTAGAAAGAGGTTACAACGCTCATATATTGGGTGAAGGAAGAAAGTTTGGTTCGTTAAGTGATGCAATTACCAGTTTGCGTTCAGAAAAAAATTATTTTGATCAAGACTTGCCCCCTTTTGTCATTACAGAAAATGAAATTCCAATAGGGACTGTTAATGACGAAGATAGTTTTGTATTTTTTAATTTTCGGGGAGATCGCGCTATACAAATAAGTCGCGCGCTTACAGAACAAAATTTTCCAGCATTTCAAAGAAAAAGATTTCCAAAAATTTATTATGCAGGAATGATGCAATATGATGGCGATCTCAAGCTTCCTGAACATTTTTTAGTGAGTCCCCCAGCAATCGATAAAACACTGACAGAACTCTTGAGCGCCGCATCGGTTAAGCAATTTGCTTGCAGTGAAACTCAAAAATATGGACATGTGACTTATTTTTGGAATGGCAATAGAACAGGAAAATTTGTTTCTAATTTTGAAAATTATGTAGAAATACCTTCAGATTTGTGTGCCTTTGATCAGCGTCCATGGATGAAGTCAGCAGAAATTGCAGACGAAACTATAAAACAAATGCATGCTAATTCGTTTGAAATAGGTCGCATTAATTTTGCAAATGGTGACATGGTTGGCCACACTGGTAACTTTAATGCCGCTGTGTTGGCTGTTGCTGCGGTAGATCTTGCTTTGGGTCGTATTATGCAAGCCGCTAAAGAAACACACACAATTTTGCTTGTACTCGCCGATCATGGCAATGCTGATGAAATGTTTGAATTGGATAAAAAAACAAAAAAAGTTGTGTTCGATAAAAATGGCCAACCCAAATTAAAAACAAGCCATACTCTAGCTCCTGTGCCTTTTGCAATATTTAATGCCGAAGCATTGGAGCAATCGATAACGTTAAAAGAAAATTTAGAAAATGCGGGTTTAGCCAATGTGGCGGCGACCGTTTTAGATTTGGCAGGGTTTGAACAACCAAATTTTTATGAGCCTTCTCTTATTCAGTTTGATGATCCAAAAAAAAAATAAATCATCAAAACGTTCAGGCACAAAATAATGCAACTCCTAAAATTGGAAATTCTTTAAAATTGTCTTCGCAAAATAATTATTATTATGCAAAAATTGCAATTGAATTTGCTGAAACCATTGCAAAATTGCGTGCTCCAGATGGGTGTCCTTGGGATAGAGAACAAACTTTTGGGAGTTTGCGTTCTTATTTAATAGAAGAAGCTTATGAAGTGGTTGATGCGATAACAAAATACGAACAAAAACCCTCACAAGATTTGAGTCAGAATTTTTGTGATGAGCTTGGTGACGTGTTACTACAAGTTTATTTGCATGCGCAAATTGCTTCAGAAGCCCAGGTTTTTTCAATCAATCATGTTTTTAACGCAATTAATAAAAAAATGATTGATAGACATCCGCATGTTTTTAATAAAACACAACAAGATATTAAAACTGCAGATGATGTGGCAACGCAATGGGAGCAAATAAAAGAACAAGCACAGCCTCAAAACATGAGCAAAGTAAATTCATTATTAAAAAAAGCATTAAAAAAACGATCTCTTCCTACTTTAAATTTTGCATCAGAAATTTCTAAAAGGGCAAAAGCAGTTGGCTTTAGCTGGCCACAATGCTCTCAAGTTTTTTCTGATGTGCTTTCAGAAGTTAAAGAGTTGCAGATAGAGCTTGAAGTTGAGCGTATCGACCCTGTGCGTGTGGTCGATGAAATTGGTGATGTGATTTTTGCGATGTCTAATCTCGTGCAGTTTCTTAAAGAAACAGCAGACGGATGTAGCCATTTTGATTTTGATTTCATTGTTCGTGCAGCAATAGAAAAATTTATCAATAGATTTTTTGAAATGGAAAAAATTATGCAAGAAAAAAATATGCAACTTACTTATGAAACTGCAAAACAACTCAGTTTGGATACTTGGAATGAGTTGTGGAGCAATGCTAAAAAAAGACGTTATTGTTGAGAGTAAAACCTTGCCAAAGATCGAATTGCGTAGCAAGGTTAGTAACCGTTGTAGTCAGAATTGATAAAGGATAAAGTATTATGGTCTTAAAAAATTTATTTGGAAAAAAACAGCAATCAAAAAAATTTGATAATGCACAGCATAGTGCAGATGCAAACTCATCTGAAGAACCGAGCGAAGCAGAAGGATCACAGCAACCAAGCGAGCCTGTTCCATCTGTCCATTTAGAGGCAGCAATGATTGAAAATGCGCGCTTAGACGCGCCAGAAAATAGAGCAAAAGTGTATCAAGAATTGTTGTTTTCCGATCTGCTTCTTGCATTATCCGATACCAATTCATCAGAAGAGTCTGAACAAAATCAAGTGGCTCAAGAAAACTCAAGTGTGAATGTTGCAATTTTGTCCAATGCCCAAGGTGTTCAATTTGCTGCTGCATTTACCAGTGCTGCTGCTGCTCGGAGATGGCGCTCAGAAGGTGGCCAATATGTTTCAATTCGTGGGCAAGATATTTTTAAGTTATTAGAGCCCAGCCCAGCTGAAGTGATTGTGATAAATCCTGGAAGCGCTCCATTTATTGTACTTAACAAACTGGAATACAAGCAACTTGCTATGGGGATTGTGCCACAAACCCAACGTAGCCCTGTTCAAGTTGCGGTTTCCAATGAGCAATCACCAGAGGCATCTTCTGAAGGGATGCAAATTGCATTTCCTCCAGACGTTTTTAACGAACTACAAAAGGAGCATGCGTTAAAAATTTTGAGCAATATTGAAAATGTTGAAGCAGCAGCTCTTGGTGCCATATTGCCGCCTCAAGCTCCTCAAGACTCAGGATGGTTGCGTACTGTTTTTTTAAGAGTCAATAATGTTGAAACAAATCAAGAAAAAATACAGACTTTTTGCATGGATATTCGTGACAAAATGAAACAAGATAACGACTTTTTTGTTGAAACCCAGTTTGAAGTTGGTGTCATGCCTGACCCTAATTTTTGGATGGCAATGCATCAAAATAAGTTTATTTTGCTCGATAAAAATCCGCCTAATATTACTGCTCCTGAAAATAATACAATGGAATCCTAAAAATTACATTGCGAAGGACTTTTCAACATGGAAAATGCAATTTTAAAAAGTGCCGCAGAACGAGCTGAACATCTTTCGCAAGCATTATTTTGGTATAAAGAATCTTTATATCAAAATGATGAATTTAAAAAAAATTTTTTACTTCTCAAGAATGAGCTTGTTGCATGTGCTCGGGAAAATCATTCTTCTAAGCACGTATTTTTTATTGCTGTTGGCAAGTCAGCGCAAGTTGCGCAGCTTGCTGTGTCGATGCTAGTGAGTGTTGGAATTCTTGCGCGTTTTGTGCATCCTACAGAAGCCTATCACGGTGATCTTGGTGTTGTAGGTAAAGGTGATACCGTTATTATTATTTCAAATAATGGAAAAAGTGCTGAGTTATTGCAATTGCTAGAAGGCTTGCAAGAGCGTCAGGTGGTTCTTTTTGCAATCACATCAAAACAAGACTCTCCGCTTGCAAAGGCGGCACAACATATTCTTTTAATACCACCTGTAGATGAAATGTGTCCTTTGACGCAAGCGCCAATTACCAGTACCGTCACATCTCTTGCGTTATGTCAGTTGCTCGTTGCTGCAACTGTTGAATTTCGTAACTACTCCATTGAACAATATGCAAAAAATCATCCTGGTGGCGCAATTGGTAAAAGAATTTTTCTTAAAGCAGATTCTCTTATGATTCGAGGAAAAGATTTGCCTTTGGTAGAACACAACTCTCTCTTTCAGCATGTTGTTTCTGTTTTTACAAAGTTTTCTAAAGCAGCGGTGTTGGTTGTCGATGGTGAAAGATTTTTAGGCTTAATTGCCGAAAAAGATTTGCGCAAGGCAATGGAAAAATATGGGCCTCGTGTTTTTGAATTGAATGCTGCTGAAATTATGAATCCTCATCCTACAATTGTTCCTCCAGGCTTATTGGCAATAGAAGCGTTGCAAATTATGAATTCAAAAACACCGTCATTTAATATTTTGCCAGTTGTAGACAAAAACGGTTATGCCGTAGGCTTGTTAAGAATGCTTGATTTTATTGCGGCAGGTGTTTGCTAATGTTTTATATTATTTTTTTTAATTTCTAACTTTTCTAGCGCATTTAAAGCTAGGGTTCTGATTTTAACATCTTGGTGATACTTTGAAAGCCATATGATTTCACGTTTGATGTCACCTCCTGCAACCTTTTGCATAATTGGAAATAAGCGAAACTCAACCCATGTTGGCTCGCGGCGAAAGCTGAGAAGCCAGGTTTGTGGGTTGTTAGCAACAATTTGAGCGATTTGATCAGAAAAGGTTTCGCGATATGAAGTTGTTGTGGCGGCAAAAATAATATTTAAATGGTTAAATTCTGTTTCTGATAATTTGGTTTTTCTTTTTATCGTTTCGTTTAAATAGCGATTCATTAAAATTGGCGTCCAAATTCTGACCATATCTGGATAACGAACGGTTTCGCCGCTTTTGGCAAGTAATCCATAATCATTTGGGCCTTGTAGCTGAGAATTATTTTTTTCACGAATTTCATGTGCGACACGTTTAATCCAGCTGTTTAATGCTTGGAGATAACCGGCTTCATTTG
This region of Spirobacillus cienkowskii genomic DNA includes:
- a CDS encoding protein-disulfide reductase DsbD family protein; the protein is MRTLKFYLIKIMYFLTIIMVFKYTQQSYAQKNEPFKTNFNTFENNNIKLHDVVQFKIMSINDKNIQLQLITKENFKIYEEKLKFHLVQPNIFPLPLKYIPNHPAEIYFDPFYKKEKKIFKNNAKFSILISKKQQNNAMLEIDVQSCSHSVCLTPSKLVLPLAIGQHSNPLQKTETMQLSLLNNSFENFINPEIKEPTALDVNQNKQNEANPNNSFIVLNDSLAVAVQDAIVARSWILFPILLLAGLLTNLTPCVYPMIPITLNVMLQYGKIIHKRTLSFFYVLGMIITYSILGVFAGMSGSVFGAHLASPIVNITIAILMFILGISMLGFFQMSTIQTLASKVPISKKYPRTAIFTMGTVSGLISAPCTGPVLSTILLLIAQNKNPITGFTFMFFYALGFGLPYIALTLFSKKLTKVPKLPRLLIFIKYLFASMMFALTFYYLKSLLQEFEVTKIIYTKPDFLVLIVCLLFIALAIYFSTKKTQIGKISRTILILPLTLVTLFITLFTTNGFIEKPITTKNLKSQTILWEKDLNSAIKQAQQQQKPLLIDIWADWCAACLEMKNTTWKNQELINLLNQNYIPVQLDYSDLSSDIESLLSTWKINGLPAVVIFKKLSNTYNNPEILLLGYSSAEKVLNAVASKKKERQ
- the gpmI gene encoding 2,3-bisphosphoglycerate-independent phosphoglycerate mutase: MVLSNTFQLKRTRPAQEKLKILTIVMDGVGVANPESNISQELSKSQNGILPSEAFFGGNAVNAAYTPHLAQLFSGSLFRTLKAHGTAVGLPSDEDMGNSEVGHNALGSGRIFAQGAKLVNSALQSGDLFRGEAWQHVVSNRAGLKNTQNTLHFCGLLSDGNVHSHIEHLFELIRGAKKEGVKKIRLHVLLDGRDVGPLSALDYVDTLNQFLSEINSANFDCRVASGGGRTFVTMDRYESDWSIVERGYNAHILGEGRKFGSLSDAITSLRSEKNYFDQDLPPFVITENEIPIGTVNDEDSFVFFNFRGDRAIQISRALTEQNFPAFQRKRFPKIYYAGMMQYDGDLKLPEHFLVSPPAIDKTLTELLSAASVKQFACSETQKYGHVTYFWNGNRTGKFVSNFENYVEIPSDLCAFDQRPWMKSAEIADETIKQMHANSFEIGRINFANGDMVGHTGNFNAAVLAVAAVDLALGRIMQAAKETHTILLVLADHGNADEMFELDKKTKKVVFDKNGQPKLKTSHTLAPVPFAIFNAEALEQSITLKENLENAGLANVAATVLDLAGFEQPNFYEPSLIQFDDPKKK
- the mazG gene encoding nucleoside triphosphate pyrophosphohydrolase, with the translated sequence MSSQNNYYYAKIAIEFAETIAKLRAPDGCPWDREQTFGSLRSYLIEEAYEVVDAITKYEQKPSQDLSQNFCDELGDVLLQVYLHAQIASEAQVFSINHVFNAINKKMIDRHPHVFNKTQQDIKTADDVATQWEQIKEQAQPQNMSKVNSLLKKALKKRSLPTLNFASEISKRAKAVGFSWPQCSQVFSDVLSEVKELQIELEVERIDPVRVVDEIGDVIFAMSNLVQFLKETADGCSHFDFDFIVRAAIEKFINRFFEMEKIMQEKNMQLTYETAKQLSLDTWNELWSNAKKRRYC
- a CDS encoding SseB family protein — encoded protein: MVLKNLFGKKQQSKKFDNAQHSADANSSEEPSEAEGSQQPSEPVPSVHLEAAMIENARLDAPENRAKVYQELLFSDLLLALSDTNSSEESEQNQVAQENSSVNVAILSNAQGVQFAAAFTSAAAARRWRSEGGQYVSIRGQDIFKLLEPSPAEVIVINPGSAPFIVLNKLEYKQLAMGIVPQTQRSPVQVAVSNEQSPEASSEGMQIAFPPDVFNELQKEHALKILSNIENVEAAALGAILPPQAPQDSGWLRTVFLRVNNVETNQEKIQTFCMDIRDKMKQDNDFFVETQFEVGVMPDPNFWMAMHQNKFILLDKNPPNITAPENNTMES
- a CDS encoding SIS domain-containing protein: MENAILKSAAERAEHLSQALFWYKESLYQNDEFKKNFLLLKNELVACARENHSSKHVFFIAVGKSAQVAQLAVSMLVSVGILARFVHPTEAYHGDLGVVGKGDTVIIISNNGKSAELLQLLEGLQERQVVLFAITSKQDSPLAKAAQHILLIPPVDEMCPLTQAPITSTVTSLALCQLLVAATVEFRNYSIEQYAKNHPGGAIGKRIFLKADSLMIRGKDLPLVEHNSLFQHVVSVFTKFSKAAVLVVDGERFLGLIAEKDLRKAMEKYGPRVFELNAAEIMNPHPTIVPPGLLAIEALQIMNSKTPSFNILPVVDKNGYAVGLLRMLDFIAAGVC